The following are encoded in a window of Halosolutus halophilus genomic DNA:
- a CDS encoding DUF7573 domain-containing protein encodes MTDDATLSDFASSGVDEETDDPETVPKESDATSPSNPASDDGDKADPATDAASLSTYAWGEYTCTRCDRTTDRIWRDDGAVVCPDCKNW; translated from the coding sequence ATGACCGACGACGCGACGCTCTCGGATTTCGCCTCGTCCGGGGTCGACGAGGAGACCGACGATCCCGAGACTGTTCCCAAGGAGTCGGACGCGACGTCTCCCTCGAATCCGGCGTCGGACGACGGTGATAAGGCCGACCCCGCCACGGACGCGGCGTCGCTGTCGACCTACGCGTGGGGCGAGTACACGTGCACGCGCTGTGATCGCACGACCGATCGGATCTGGCGGGACGACGGGGCGGTCGTCTGCCCCGACTGCAAAAACTGGTAA
- a CDS encoding cold-shock protein has protein sequence MAKGTVAFFNDTGGYGFIETEDADEDVFFHMEDVGGPDLEEGQELEFDIVEAEKGPRAENVERL, from the coding sequence ATGGCGAAAGGTACGGTCGCATTCTTCAACGACACTGGCGGTTACGGGTTCATCGAGACTGAGGACGCGGACGAGGACGTGTTCTTCCACATGGAAGACGTCGGCGGTCCTGACCTGGAGGAGGGTCAGGAACTGGAGTTCGACATCGTCGAGGCCGAGAAGGGGCCGCGCGCGGAGAACGTCGAACGACTCTAG
- a CDS encoding AAA family ATPase, which yields MTDPTPAPNSSGMATPDHNALPVSTVADLCTEIEANVSRVIVGHDDAIEHVVTAILARGHVLLDDVPGVGKTMLARSIATSIDCTFRRVQFTPDLLPTDVTGVNVFNQKTREFEFNEGPVFANIVLGDEINRAPPKTQAALLEAMEEEQVTVDGDTRALPDPFVVIATQNAVEPNRTYDLPFAEIDRFMKKLTLGYPGPEEETELLGRTVGHHPIESLEPVADLETIVRARETVAGVRVNEPVREYATGLVGYTRENAHIGVSPRGTISLLRAAQARAVTEGREYVIPDDVATEAPLVLAHRIKTNSRDRDGPDVVADALEHVPVP from the coding sequence ATGACCGATCCCACTCCAGCCCCGAACTCCAGCGGTATGGCAACTCCCGACCACAACGCCCTCCCGGTATCGACCGTCGCCGATCTCTGTACAGAGATCGAGGCCAACGTCTCCCGCGTGATCGTCGGCCACGACGACGCGATCGAACACGTCGTCACCGCCATCCTCGCCCGCGGCCACGTCCTGCTCGACGACGTCCCCGGCGTCGGGAAGACGATGCTCGCCAGATCGATCGCGACGTCGATCGACTGTACGTTCCGGCGAGTCCAGTTTACCCCCGACCTGCTACCGACGGACGTCACCGGCGTCAACGTGTTCAACCAGAAGACCCGCGAGTTCGAGTTCAACGAGGGGCCCGTCTTCGCCAACATCGTCCTCGGTGACGAGATCAACCGGGCACCCCCAAAGACGCAGGCCGCGCTGCTCGAGGCGATGGAAGAGGAGCAGGTGACGGTCGACGGCGACACCCGCGCGTTACCCGACCCCTTCGTCGTCATCGCGACCCAGAACGCCGTCGAACCCAACCGGACCTACGATCTCCCCTTCGCCGAGATCGATCGGTTCATGAAGAAACTCACGCTCGGCTACCCCGGACCCGAGGAGGAGACCGAACTGCTCGGCCGGACGGTCGGCCACCACCCGATCGAGTCGCTCGAACCGGTGGCCGACCTCGAAACGATCGTGCGCGCCCGCGAGACGGTCGCGGGGGTCAGGGTGAACGAGCCGGTCCGGGAGTACGCGACGGGACTGGTCGGATACACCCGCGAGAACGCCCACATCGGCGTCAGTCCCCGCGGAACGATCTCGCTGTTGCGTGCCGCCCAGGCCCGCGCCGTCACCGAGGGTCGAGAGTACGTCATCCCGGACGACGTCGCGACCGAGGCGCCGCTCGTGCTGGCCCACCGGATCAAGACGAACAGCCGCGACCGCGACGGGCCCGACGTCGTCGCGGACGCACTCGAGCACGTCCCCGTCCCATGA
- a CDS encoding DUF58 domain-containing protein, with amino-acid sequence MRLTRRGWAVVVVVVGSIAMGWQYGPRALNAVVTPLLVVLVAGTITTALADRPRVRRGAVAEGFVGETRTIAVTIETERAVSATVRDAVDDGLTATTDPAEMTTLDGETEFSYDLRLEGRGDRRVGPLAISVVDLFGLVERRFEYEETASVLVYPPVYDLRGGTDRDLHLLADAATRRDREEFDHLREYQRGDSLRDVHWKSAAKRPDDGLVVTEYVNDDDAGSAVVAAECTPTRVDDLATAVASVATYLLEEGVNVGVTLPAADRQPGSGHDHHYDLLGLLAVVEAGELDERARTNADVLVQADANGTRIVVDDRTIPFDRLRGRGGRDGNRDERTRTGTTDRGGADDGPSSGVTA; translated from the coding sequence ATGAGACTCACGCGACGTGGCTGGGCCGTCGTCGTCGTCGTCGTCGGCTCGATCGCGATGGGGTGGCAGTACGGCCCCCGCGCCCTGAACGCCGTCGTCACGCCGCTGCTCGTCGTGCTGGTCGCCGGAACGATCACGACCGCCCTGGCCGACCGGCCGCGCGTCAGGCGCGGTGCCGTCGCCGAGGGGTTCGTCGGCGAAACCCGGACGATCGCGGTGACGATCGAGACGGAGCGGGCCGTCTCGGCGACCGTTCGTGACGCCGTCGACGACGGCCTGACGGCGACGACCGATCCGGCCGAGATGACGACACTCGACGGCGAGACCGAGTTCAGCTACGACCTCCGACTCGAGGGACGCGGCGACCGCCGGGTCGGCCCCCTCGCGATCAGCGTCGTCGATCTCTTCGGACTCGTCGAGCGCCGGTTCGAATACGAGGAGACGGCGTCAGTCCTGGTCTATCCGCCCGTCTACGACCTCCGGGGCGGGACCGATCGAGACCTGCACCTGCTCGCCGACGCGGCGACCCGGCGCGATCGGGAGGAGTTCGATCACCTCCGGGAGTACCAGCGCGGCGACTCCCTGCGGGATGTCCACTGGAAGTCAGCCGCCAAGCGCCCCGACGACGGACTGGTCGTCACGGAGTACGTCAACGACGACGACGCCGGATCGGCGGTCGTCGCCGCGGAGTGTACCCCGACCCGGGTCGACGACCTGGCGACCGCGGTCGCCAGCGTCGCCACCTACCTGCTCGAGGAGGGCGTGAACGTCGGCGTCACCCTCCCGGCGGCGGACCGCCAGCCGGGATCGGGCCACGACCACCACTACGACCTCCTCGGACTGCTCGCCGTCGTCGAGGCGGGCGAACTCGACGAACGGGCGCGGACGAACGCCGACGTGCTCGTCCAGGCCGACGCGAACGGAACGCGGATCGTCGTCGACGACCGCACGATCCCGTTCGATCGGCTCCGCGGCCGTGGCGGAAGGGACGGGAACCGAGACGAACGGACACGGACCGGAACGACGGACCGGGGAGGCGCGGACGACGGTCCCTCGTCGGGGGTGACCGCATGA
- a CDS encoding transglutaminase TgpA family protein produces the protein MSTDARDRTIGLDTEGAIGPETFRLLALGCVLVLTASYVSVLRDVTRVVGGTGTLLLLVAAMVLGATVLARTIRPRTATGAAAAVTLFGFWYYFSTAGVGIGTVLSATDELLADSAALATGLPLLRMVAADVWALGFAPGPVFLSWYLALRGRYDLSVVPGGLALLFLVLTGDAETPVVLLGTLAATGAVGFGELERRGGSIAQADLFAVLVAVIVVLSLSVTFVPGETTSPAFTGQGDTSTLEGTIDFADERSAIGGTVDLSPEVRFTVESEQPSYWRTGVYDRFTGDEWVRTGQDTTYDDQLGVPPGEYETVTQRVTAETELGVMPTAPQPLAIEGGITRTTMVSSHGQPRPAEPLLEGDSYVVQSAAIDRDPDALRTAGTDYPDHASDYLQLPESTSRRFEQQAAEVTGDADNPYEKAVAIESYLRSSKDYSLEVDRPGGNIADEFLFEMEEGYCVYFATTMVQMLRAEGVPARYVTGYTTGQQVADDTYVVRGLDAHAWVEVYFPDHGWVAFDPTPGDAREDVHNERLQQAREDGRENVDTDASEDVPIDDGEDEPDPDDPRDDGNETNNETSDPTDGNETDPSEFNGTDPSDADSGTEPGDGTGTDDDDASSPVPVTRETAAIGLVVLVGLAAGAHRTSATARARRALRLYWQRRGDDPDEDARIAYRRLEGLLGHQYRPRRRSESRRQYLAALRTEHDDLDPRTARVVRTYERATYGEGVDRETADAAMGIVDDLVRDRLPALGGQ, from the coding sequence ATGAGTACCGACGCCCGCGACCGGACGATCGGACTGGATACCGAGGGAGCCATCGGCCCCGAGACGTTCCGACTGCTTGCGCTCGGCTGTGTCCTGGTGCTGACGGCGTCGTACGTCAGCGTGTTGCGCGACGTGACTCGCGTCGTGGGCGGCACCGGGACGCTCCTGTTACTCGTCGCGGCGATGGTGCTCGGGGCGACGGTCCTTGCCAGAACGATCCGGCCGCGAACCGCGACGGGGGCCGCCGCGGCCGTCACCCTGTTCGGCTTCTGGTACTACTTCTCGACGGCCGGCGTCGGGATCGGGACCGTGCTGTCGGCGACCGACGAACTCCTCGCCGACAGCGCCGCGCTGGCGACCGGCCTCCCGCTGCTCCGGATGGTCGCGGCCGACGTCTGGGCGCTCGGGTTCGCGCCCGGCCCCGTCTTCCTCTCGTGGTATCTCGCGCTCCGGGGCCGGTACGACCTGAGCGTCGTGCCCGGCGGCCTCGCGCTGCTCTTCCTGGTCCTGACGGGGGACGCCGAGACGCCCGTCGTCTTGCTCGGCACCCTCGCAGCCACCGGTGCCGTCGGCTTCGGCGAACTCGAACGCCGGGGCGGTTCGATCGCCCAGGCGGACCTGTTCGCGGTTCTCGTCGCGGTGATCGTCGTCCTCTCGCTGTCGGTCACGTTCGTGCCGGGGGAGACGACCAGTCCGGCGTTTACCGGGCAGGGGGACACCAGCACGCTCGAGGGGACGATCGACTTCGCCGACGAACGGTCCGCGATCGGCGGCACAGTAGACCTCTCGCCCGAGGTCCGGTTCACGGTCGAATCCGAACAGCCGTCCTACTGGCGAACGGGGGTCTACGATCGGTTCACCGGCGACGAGTGGGTCCGGACCGGTCAGGACACGACCTACGACGATCAGCTCGGAGTACCGCCCGGCGAATACGAGACCGTCACGCAACGGGTCACCGCCGAGACGGAACTGGGCGTCATGCCAACCGCACCACAGCCGCTCGCCATCGAGGGCGGAATAACCCGGACGACGATGGTATCGTCCCACGGTCAGCCCCGCCCCGCGGAACCGTTGCTCGAGGGCGACAGCTACGTCGTCCAGAGCGCAGCGATCGACCGCGACCCCGATGCGCTACGGACCGCCGGGACGGACTACCCGGACCACGCGTCCGACTACCTGCAACTCCCCGAGAGCACGTCCCGCCGGTTCGAGCAGCAGGCTGCCGAAGTGACCGGCGACGCCGACAACCCCTACGAGAAGGCCGTCGCGATCGAGTCGTACCTGCGCTCGTCGAAGGACTACTCCCTCGAGGTCGATCGGCCGGGGGGCAACATCGCCGACGAGTTCCTGTTCGAGATGGAGGAGGGCTACTGCGTCTACTTCGCGACCACGATGGTTCAGATGCTGCGGGCCGAGGGCGTGCCGGCCCGGTACGTCACCGGCTACACGACCGGCCAGCAGGTCGCCGACGACACCTACGTCGTTCGCGGGTTAGACGCCCACGCGTGGGTCGAAGTCTACTTCCCCGACCACGGCTGGGTCGCGTTCGATCCGACCCCGGGCGACGCCCGGGAGGACGTCCACAACGAGCGACTCCAGCAGGCCCGCGAGGACGGACGGGAGAACGTCGATACCGACGCCAGCGAGGACGTCCCGATCGACGACGGCGAGGACGAGCCGGATCCCGACGATCCCCGGGACGACGGCAACGAGACGAACAACGAAACGTCCGATCCGACCGACGGCAACGAGACGGACCCCTCCGAATTCAACGGGACCGATCCATCGGACGCCGATTCTGGCACCGAACCAGGCGACGGGACGGGCACCGACGATGACGACGCGAGCAGCCCCGTCCCGGTCACGCGCGAGACGGCCGCGATCGGGCTTGTGGTCCTCGTCGGGCTGGCGGCCGGTGCCCACCGAACCAGCGCGACGGCGCGGGCGCGGCGAGCGCTCCGGCTGTACTGGCAGCGGCGGGGGGACGACCCGGACGAGGACGCCCGGATCGCGTATCGCCGACTCGAAGGGCTCCTCGGACACCAGTACCGACCACGCCGGAGATCGGAGTCGCGCCGACAGTACCTGGCGGCGCTGCGGACCGAGCACGACGACCTCGATCCCCGCACGGCCCGGGTCGTCCGGACCTACGAGCGGGCGACCTACGGCGAGGGCGTCGATCGCGAGACGGCTGACGCGGCGATGGGGATCGTCGACGACCTGGTTCGCGATCGGCTCCCGGCGCTGGGCGGCCAGTGA